A window from Micromonospora profundi encodes these proteins:
- the rsmD gene encoding 16S rRNA (guanine(966)-N(2))-methyltransferase RsmD has protein sequence MTRIVAGTLGGRRIAAPPGAGTRPTSDRVREALFSAVQAEVDLDGVRFADLYAGSGAVGLEALSRGARHVLLVESDPRAARVIRENVATLRAGSAVRLVAGKVATALAAGPDGGPYDVVFADPPYAVPDEEITALLTALVDGDWLAPDALVVVERSSRTRQFDWVEGITPGRSRRYGETTLWYGRRS, from the coding sequence ATGACCCGGATCGTGGCCGGGACACTCGGCGGCCGTCGGATCGCCGCACCCCCCGGTGCGGGCACCCGACCCACCTCGGATCGGGTCCGCGAGGCGCTCTTCAGTGCCGTGCAGGCCGAGGTCGACCTCGACGGCGTGCGCTTCGCCGACCTGTACGCCGGTTCCGGCGCGGTGGGGCTGGAGGCGCTGTCCCGGGGTGCCCGGCACGTCCTGCTCGTGGAGTCCGACCCCCGGGCTGCCCGGGTGATTCGCGAGAACGTGGCGACCCTGCGGGCCGGCTCGGCCGTCCGGCTGGTCGCCGGCAAGGTGGCGACCGCACTGGCCGCCGGCCCGGACGGCGGACCGTACGACGTGGTCTTCGCCGACCCGCCGTACGCCGTGCCGGACGAGGAGATCACCGCGCTGCTGACCGCGCTTGTCGACGGCGACTGGCTGGCGCCCGACGCGCTCGTGGTGGTGGAACGGTCCAGCAGGACCAGGCAGTTCGACTGGGTGGAGGGCATCACCCCCGGGCGTAGCCGCCGTTACGGCGAGACCACGCTTTGGTACGGTCGCCGATCATGA
- the coaD gene encoding pantetheine-phosphate adenylyltransferase → MRRAVCPGSFDPVTNGHLDIIGRASRLFDEVIVGVLVNQSKSGLFTVEERIDMLREVTSSYGNVRVESFRGLLVDFCRAQQASVLIKGLRAVSDFDYELQMAQMNIGLAGVETLFMPTNPLYSFLSSSLVKDVAKWGGDISAHVPDAVREALQTRLTPRP, encoded by the coding sequence ATGAGACGCGCGGTGTGTCCCGGCTCGTTCGACCCGGTGACCAACGGTCACCTCGACATCATCGGTCGGGCCAGTCGGCTCTTCGACGAGGTGATCGTCGGCGTGCTGGTGAACCAGTCGAAGAGTGGCCTGTTCACCGTCGAGGAGCGGATCGACATGCTCCGCGAGGTGACCTCCTCGTACGGCAACGTGCGGGTCGAGTCGTTCCGGGGGTTGCTTGTCGACTTCTGCCGGGCCCAGCAGGCGAGTGTCCTGATCAAGGGTCTGCGGGCGGTCAGCGACTTCGACTACGAGTTGCAGATGGCCCAGATGAACATCGGGCTGGCCGGGGTCGAGACGTTGTTCATGCCGACCAACCCCCTCTACTCGTTCCTCTCCTCCAGCCTCGTCAAGGACGTGGCCAAGTGGGGCGGCGACATCTCCGCCCACGTCCCCGACGCAGTGCGAGAAGCGCTACAAACTCGCCTGACCCCCCGCCCCTGA